The Candidatus Methylomirabilota bacterium genome contains the following window.
TACCGCTTTCCACTCCAGCGCAGGTTCGGCTCCCGGGCAGCCTTGGTCTGGTCCAAACGGCGGACGGGCGTCGTCACCGGGGCCTGGCGGATCAGCTCGGGATTGGTCTCCGCTTCCTTCGCGATCTGGATCATGGCGTCGCAGAAGGCGTCCAGCGTCTCCTTGGATTCCGTCTCGGTGGGCTCGATCATGAGCGCCTCCTCGACGATCAGCGGGAAGTACGTCGAGGGCGCGTAGAAGCCGAGGTCGAGCAGGCGCTTGGCGATGTCCATGGCGGTGACGCCGAGCTTCTTCTGGCGGCGGGCGGACAGCACGCACTCGTGCATGCAGGGCCCCGGCGCGGCGAGGTCGTAATGCGACTCCAGGCGCTTCAAGATGTAGTTGGCGTTGAGCACCGCGTTCTCGGAGACAGCGCGCAGCCCGTCGGCCCCCATGGTGCGGACGTAGGTGTAGGCCCGCACGTGCATACCGAAGTTGCCCCAGAAGGCCTGGAGCTTGCCGATCGACTTCGGCCGTTTCCAGTCGAGCGTGTAGCGCTCGCCCCGCTTGGCGATGACGGGAGTCGGCAGGAAGGGCTCGAGGTGCGCCTTGACACCGACCGGCCCCGCGCCCGGCCCCCCGCCGCCGTGGGGCGTGGTGAAGGTCTTGTGCAGGTTGAAGTGGCAGACGTCGAAGCCGAGGTCGCCGGGGCGCGCGATGCCGAGGATCGCGTTGAGGTTGGCCCCGTCCATGTAGACCTGCGCCCCCCGGGCGTGGCACATCTCGATGATCTCCACGATGCGCGGCTCGAAGTTGCCCAGCGTGTTGGGCATCGTGATCATGAAGGCGGCCACGTCGGGGCCCAAGTGGCCCTCCAGATCCAGGAGATCCACCCCGCCGTTGGCGTCCGATTTCACCTCGACGACCTGATAGCCGGCGATGGCCGTCGAGGCCGGGTTGGTGCCGTGGGCGGAGTCGGGCACCAGCACCTTCGTGCGCTTCTCGCGGTTGGCGTCGTGATAGGCCTTGATCATGAGGACGCCCGCCAGCTCGCCCTGCGCTCCCGCCGCAGGCTGGAGGGAGACGGCGTCCATGCCGGCGATCTCGGCGAGCATCGACGCCAGCTCGTGCATCAAGCGCAGCGCGCCCTGCGCGAGCGCTTGCGGTGCCAGCGGGTGCAGGCGCGCGAAGCCGGGCACCCTGGCCATGTCCTCGTTGATCTTCGGGTTGTACTTCATGGTGCAGGAGCCGAGCGGGTAGAAATGCGTGTCCACCCCGTAGTTCAGCTGGGAAAGACGCGAGTAGTGGCGCACCACGTCCAGCTCGGACACTTCGGGCAGCTCGGGGGGCGCCGGACGGAGATAGCGGGCCGGCACCGCCGCCCGAGCCGCGTCGACGGGCACGTCGGGCTCGGGCAGCGACCAGGCGATGCGGCCCGGCGCGCCCAGCTCGAAGAGCAGGCGGTCGTAGGTCGACTGGGTATCGTAGGGCATCAGGCCACCGCCTTGGCGAGCGCCTCGGCGAAGGCGTCGATCTCTTCCTTCGTGCGCTTCTCGGTGACGGCGACCAGGAGGCAGTCGGCCAGCTTACGATCGAAGGGCTTGAGCGGCACGCCGGCCAGGAAGCGGTCCCTGGCGAGCCTGGCCACCACCCGCTCGGGCGACTTCGGCAGCTTGAGCGTGAACTCCTTGAAGAAGGGAGCCCCGAAGCGCAGCGCCACGCCGGGGATGCGCGCCAGGCGCTCCGCCGCGTAGTGGGCCTTGGCCAGGCTGAGCTCCCCCACCCGGCTGAGCCCGCGCTTGCCGAGGATCGCCAGATAGATCGTGGCCATCAGCGCGCAGAGCGCGACGTTGGTGCAGATGTTCGACGTGGCCTTGGCGCGCCGGATGTGCTGCTCGCGGGTCTGCAGCGTGAGCACGAAGCCCCGGCGGCCGTCGAGGTCGACGGTGGCGCCCACGAGGCGCCCCGGCATGCGGCGCACGAACTCCTGCTTGGCCGCGAAGACGCCGAGGTAGGGCCCGCCGTACGAAAGCGGCACGCCGAGCCCCTGGCCCTCCCCCACGACGAGGTCGGCGCCCTGCTTGCCCGGCGCCTCCAGGACGCCCAGGTTGACGGGATCGGTGACCACGACGAGCAGCGCGCCGGCGGCATGGGCGATCTCGGCCGCCGAGGCGATGTCCTCCAGACATCCGTAGAAGTTCGGCGACTGCACCACCAGCGCCGCCGTCTTCGCCCCCACCAGCTTGGGGAGGGCCGCGCCGTCGAGGACGCCCTCGGGCGCGGGGACGTCGCGCAGGCGTAGCCCCGGCCCCCCGCAGTAGGTGGCGACCACCCGGCGGTAGAGCGGATTCACGCCCGCCCCGAGCACGATCTCGGTGCGTCCGGTCACCGATTGGGCCATCAGCGCCGCCTCGGCCAGCGACGAGGCGCCGTCGTAGATGGACGCGTTGGCCACGTCCATGCCGGTCAGCTCGGCGATCATCGTCTGGTACTCGTAGATCGTGCGCAGCGTGCCCTGGCTGGCCTCCGGCTGGTACGGCGTGTAGGCGGTGAAGAACTCGCCGCGCAGGATCATGTGGTTGATCACGCCGGGCACGAAGTGGTCGTACGAGCCGCCGCCGAGGAAGCACGTGTAGCCATCGGCGTCCGCGTTGGCCGCCGCCAGCCGGCGCATCTCGGCGATGAGGTCCATCTCGGCGGCGGCGCTCGGCAGGTCGAGCGGCCGCGGGAGGCGCGCCGTGGCCGGCACGCGGGCGAGCAGGGCCTCGATCGATGGCGCCCCGATCACCTCGAGCATCGCGCGCTGCTCGTCCGCCGTGTTCGAGAGGTAGCGCTGCATCAGTGGCCTTCGCTCAGGAACTGCTCGTACTGCGCCGCGGAGAGGAGCGCGTTCCACTCGTCGGGCTTCGAGGGCGCGATCACGATCATCCAGCCCTTGCCGTACGGGTCCTGGTTCACGACCTGCGGCTCGTTCGGCAGCGCCGCGTTGACCTCGACGATCTCCCCGGAGAGCGGCGCGAAGAGGTCGGACACGGCCTTCACCGACTCGACCACGCCGAACGACAGCTTGGCCGTCACCTTCGCGCCCACCTTCGGCAGCTCCACGAACACGACGTCGCCCAGCTGCTCCTGCGCGAAGGCGGTGATGCCCACGCGATACCGCTTGTCCTCGGGCTTCGCCCATTCGTGGTCCTTCGTGTACCGGAGGTCGGCTGGAACGTTCGCCATGAGTCTCCCCTACGCCTACTTCTTCACGCGCGATGGATGGAACGGCGTTTTCACCACGCGCGCCGGGCGGGCCTGCCCTCTGATTTCGACGTCGAGCACGGTACCGATCGCCGCGAGCGGCGTCTCCACGTACGCCATCGCGATCGACTTCTCGACCGACGGGCCGAACGTGCCCGACGTCACCCCGCCCACGCGGCGACCGCCGCTGAGGACGGGATAGCCGTGGCGCGCGACCGAGCGGTCGGCCATCTCGAGCCCGATGAGCCTTCGTTTCGGGCCTTCGGCGCGCACCCGCTCGATCGCCGGCTTGCCGATGAAGTCGCCCTTCGCGGGCTTCACGACCCAGCCCAGCCCCGCCTCGAGCGGGTTCGTCGTCTGATCGATGTCGTTGCCGTAGAGCGCGTAGCGCATCTCGAGCCGCAGCGTGTCGCGCGCGCCGAGCCCGATCGGCGCGACGTCGACCTTGCGGCCGGCCTCCATCAGCGCGGCCCACAGGCGCTCGGTCCCCGCCCACGGCGCGTAGAGCTCGAAGCCGTCCTCGCCGGTGTAGCCGGTCCGTGAGATGGTCGTCGCGACGCCCGCCACGGAGCCCCGGGCGAAGCGGTAGTAACCGATCGCGCGCGCGTCGACGTCGGCGAGGCCCGCGACCAGATCCTCGGCGCGCGGCCCCTGCACCGCGATCAGTCCCGTCTCCGCCGAGATGTTGCGCCAGCGCGCGCCGGCGCCGTGCGTGGTCACCCACGCCCAGT
Protein-coding sequences here:
- the gcvPB gene encoding aminomethyl-transferring glycine dehydrogenase subunit GcvPB encodes the protein MPYDTQSTYDRLLFELGAPGRIAWSLPEPDVPVDAARAAVPARYLRPAPPELPEVSELDVVRHYSRLSQLNYGVDTHFYPLGSCTMKYNPKINEDMARVPGFARLHPLAPQALAQGALRLMHELASMLAEIAGMDAVSLQPAAGAQGELAGVLMIKAYHDANREKRTKVLVPDSAHGTNPASTAIAGYQVVEVKSDANGGVDLLDLEGHLGPDVAAFMITMPNTLGNFEPRIVEIIEMCHARGAQVYMDGANLNAILGIARPGDLGFDVCHFNLHKTFTTPHGGGGPGAGPVGVKAHLEPFLPTPVIAKRGERYTLDWKRPKSIGKLQAFWGNFGMHVRAYTYVRTMGADGLRAVSENAVLNANYILKRLESHYDLAAPGPCMHECVLSARRQKKLGVTAMDIAKRLLDLGFYAPSTYFPLIVEEALMIEPTETESKETLDAFCDAMIQIAKEAETNPELIRQAPVTTPVRRLDQTKAAREPNLRWSGKR
- the gcvPA gene encoding aminomethyl-transferring glycine dehydrogenase subunit GcvPA, translated to MQRYLSNTADEQRAMLEVIGAPSIEALLARVPATARLPRPLDLPSAAAEMDLIAEMRRLAAANADADGYTCFLGGGSYDHFVPGVINHMILRGEFFTAYTPYQPEASQGTLRTIYEYQTMIAELTGMDVANASIYDGASSLAEAALMAQSVTGRTEIVLGAGVNPLYRRVVATYCGGPGLRLRDVPAPEGVLDGAALPKLVGAKTAALVVQSPNFYGCLEDIASAAEIAHAAGALLVVVTDPVNLGVLEAPGKQGADLVVGEGQGLGVPLSYGGPYLGVFAAKQEFVRRMPGRLVGATVDLDGRRGFVLTLQTREQHIRRAKATSNICTNVALCALMATIYLAILGKRGLSRVGELSLAKAHYAAERLARIPGVALRFGAPFFKEFTLKLPKSPERVVARLARDRFLAGVPLKPFDRKLADCLLVAVTEKRTKEEIDAFAEALAKAVA
- the gcvH gene encoding glycine cleavage system protein GcvH — protein: MANVPADLRYTKDHEWAKPEDKRYRVGITAFAQEQLGDVVFVELPKVGAKVTAKLSFGVVESVKAVSDLFAPLSGEIVEVNAALPNEPQVVNQDPYGKGWMIVIAPSKPDEWNALLSAAQYEQFLSEGH
- the gcvT gene encoding glycine cleavage system aminomethyltransferase GcvT, with the translated sequence MNTPLKRTPLYAAHVKAGARMVEFGGWEMPVQYSGIIDEHRRVRSAVGLFDVSHMGEFEVEGPGALAALQTLTTNDVSALEIGQVQYSLFPYPEGGLVDDLTVYRLAADRFMVTVNASNIDKDWAWVTTHGAGARWRNISAETGLIAVQGPRAEDLVAGLADVDARAIGYYRFARGSVAGVATTISRTGYTGEDGFELYAPWAGTERLWAALMEAGRKVDVAPIGLGARDTLRLEMRYALYGNDIDQTTNPLEAGLGWVVKPAKGDFIGKPAIERVRAEGPKRRLIGLEMADRSVARHGYPVLSGGRRVGGVTSGTFGPSVEKSIAMAYVETPLAAIGTVLDVEIRGQARPARVVKTPFHPSRVKK